One region of Lactobacillus johnsonii genomic DNA includes:
- a CDS encoding GntR family transcriptional regulator, with translation MQEPMYIKIHNQIKRDIENKKYKVGERIPAERQLASKFNVSRMTLRQAIKTLEDEGILERRLGSGTYVSSQKVQEKMSGIMSFTDITRSNGQVPSSKLLSYRITKPSLSEKEKLKIQDTDNVLRMERVRFADNVPICYEVATIPYELVSRFSKDEISSSLYQTLEEKGGYKIGSVVENIGAAVANENEARLLSVKKGEPLVTRRQVTELSNHYPFEYVRASYVAERFEFTFEK, from the coding sequence ATGCAAGAACCGATGTATATTAAAATTCACAACCAAATAAAGCGTGATATTGAAAATAAAAAATATAAAGTTGGAGAGCGAATCCCTGCTGAGCGGCAATTAGCTTCAAAATTCAATGTTTCTAGAATGACATTACGCCAAGCCATTAAAACATTGGAAGATGAAGGAATCTTAGAGAGACGCTTAGGTAGTGGAACCTATGTCTCTAGTCAAAAGGTTCAAGAAAAAATGTCTGGGATTATGAGTTTTACAGATATAACTCGTTCCAATGGCCAAGTTCCTTCTAGTAAATTACTGTCTTATCGTATAACAAAGCCATCGTTATCTGAAAAAGAAAAGCTAAAAATTCAAGATACAGATAACGTATTAAGAATGGAACGTGTTCGTTTTGCAGATAATGTGCCGATTTGTTATGAAGTAGCTACAATTCCTTATGAATTAGTTTCTCGTTTTTCTAAAGATGAAATTTCAAGTAGTTTATATCAAACTCTTGAAGAAAAGGGTGGCTATAAGATTGGGAGCGTTGTAGAAAATATTGGTGCGGCTGTTGCTAATGAAAATGAAGCGCGCTTATTGTCAGTTAAAAAGGGTGAACCATTGGTAACTAGACGACAAGTTACTGAACTTAGTAATCATTATCCTTTTGAATATGTGCGTGCATCGTATGTAGCCGAAAGATTTGAATTTACATTTGAAAAATAA
- a CDS encoding rhodanese-like domain-containing protein, with protein sequence MINITTNQLAEILEKDSNINLYDLRTPIEFASGHIPDSHNLPFEDLKYFNDPKNETYYFICRSGDLSHHVCQSLKSKGYKNLISVTGGILSWKGKIQSIN encoded by the coding sequence ATGATTAACATTACTACAAATCAATTAGCAGAAATTTTAGAAAAAGATTCTAACATCAATTTATATGATTTACGAACACCAATTGAATTTGCATCAGGCCATATTCCTGATAGTCATAATCTTCCTTTTGAAGACTTAAAATACTTTAATGATCCTAAAAATGAGACCTACTATTTTATTTGTCGGTCTGGCGATCTTTCACACCATGTATGCCAATCTTTAAAATCTAAAGGTTATAAAAATTTAATTAGCGTTACTGGTGGTATCCTTAGCTGGAAAGGTAAAATACAAAGTATAAATTAA
- a CDS encoding L-lactate dehydrogenase — protein MRNVAVIGMGHVGATVAFTLFTHGIVDNLYLLDKNQAKAEAEYNDLRDTLARNDYHVNVFLGDYSDLKDVDIIVTSFGNIAATVKTGDRFGEFEINSKNAKEVGAKIKESGFKGILINISNPCDAISTILQETTGLSKKQVFGTGTFLDTARMQRIVGEALNEDPRNVAGFVLGEHGASQFTAWSTVSVNGKSAKELFTKEQEEKLSAQPNKNSMKVAFGKGYTSYAIATCAVRLIQAVFSDARLFAPTSVYLDEVQTYIGYPAIIGKDGVEKVIPLELISEEDEKLRESADIIKKHIAQLK, from the coding sequence ATGAGAAATGTAGCCGTAATTGGTATGGGACATGTTGGTGCGACAGTCGCTTTTACTTTATTTACTCATGGGATTGTTGATAATTTATACTTATTAGATAAAAATCAAGCTAAAGCAGAGGCGGAATATAATGATTTACGTGATACTTTAGCTAGAAATGATTATCATGTTAATGTGTTTCTAGGTGATTATAGCGATTTAAAGGATGTTGATATTATTGTAACTTCCTTTGGTAATATTGCTGCGACAGTTAAAACTGGAGATAGATTTGGTGAATTTGAAATTAATTCCAAGAATGCTAAGGAAGTAGGAGCTAAAATTAAAGAATCTGGCTTCAAGGGCATCCTAATTAATATTTCAAACCCATGTGATGCAATTTCGACTATTTTACAAGAAACTACTGGTTTATCTAAAAAACAAGTTTTCGGAACTGGAACTTTCCTAGATACTGCTAGAATGCAAAGAATTGTTGGGGAAGCACTTAATGAAGATCCAAGAAATGTAGCAGGATTTGTTTTAGGTGAACATGGAGCATCTCAATTCACTGCTTGGTCAACTGTCTCAGTTAATGGTAAGTCAGCTAAAGAACTGTTCACAAAAGAGCAAGAGGAAAAATTAAGTGCACAACCTAATAAAAATTCTATGAAAGTAGCATTTGGAAAAGGATATACCTCATATGCAATTGCAACTTGTGCTGTTCGCTTAATTCAAGCTGTATTTAGTGATGCCAGATTATTTGCACCAACTTCTGTATATTTAGATGAAGTACAAACATATATTGGATATCCGGCAATTATTGGAAAAGATGGGGTAGAAAAAGTTATTCCGTTAGAGTTAATTTCTGAAGAAGATGAAAAGCTAAGGGAATCAGCTGATATCATTAAGAAGCATATTGCTCAATTAAAGTAG
- a CDS encoding MurR/RpiR family transcriptional regulator, which yields MENIIDKIYAQMNKMSASDQKIGRAILENPVEVINITISQLAKKAKVSDASITRFCRNLSLSGFHELKILLAQSMGQKESESLRELPKDDIQAALAQIEKNKINEIQSTLGHIPTDQLEQILSLIEKSRIVQISAEGDTYPVAADAVYKFNQIGILSFASGGNVETADAQTMNLNNKDCLIVISNSGESAALIKEIELAKKNKIKIIGITNNPDSPIALNSDYHLRTGVRQTVLQNQYYFSRVAAFTIIEALFLLLIKRDEKRIEKIKQHEKIVSSQKI from the coding sequence TTGGAAAATATTATTGATAAAATTTATGCGCAAATGAATAAAATGTCCGCTTCTGATCAAAAAATTGGAAGAGCAATTCTTGAAAACCCGGTTGAAGTTATAAATATTACAATTTCTCAATTAGCTAAAAAAGCAAAAGTAAGTGATGCATCTATAACAAGATTTTGCCGGAATTTATCTTTATCAGGATTTCATGAATTGAAAATTTTACTTGCACAAAGTATGGGGCAAAAGGAGAGTGAATCTTTAAGAGAACTACCTAAGGATGATATACAAGCTGCTCTAGCCCAAATTGAAAAAAATAAAATTAATGAAATTCAATCTACTTTAGGTCATATTCCAACCGATCAATTAGAGCAGATTCTTTCTCTAATTGAAAAAAGTAGAATTGTTCAAATCAGTGCTGAAGGCGATACCTATCCTGTAGCTGCAGATGCAGTTTATAAATTTAATCAAATTGGTATTTTGTCGTTTGCTTCTGGTGGAAATGTTGAAACAGCAGATGCACAAACAATGAATTTAAACAATAAGGATTGTTTAATTGTAATTTCAAATTCTGGAGAATCGGCAGCTCTAATAAAAGAAATTGAGTTGGCTAAAAAGAATAAAATTAAAATTATCGGTATTACTAATAATCCAGATTCTCCGATTGCGTTAAATAGTGATTATCATTTAAGAACAGGAGTAAGACAAACGGTTTTACAAAATCAATATTACTTCTCTCGTGTAGCAGCTTTTACAATTATTGAAGCCTTATTTTTGTTGCTTATTAAAAGAGACGAGAAGCGAATTGAAAAGATTAAGCAACATGAAAAAATAGTTTCTAGTCAAAAGATATAA
- a CDS encoding ribose-5-phosphate isomerase A, which produces MSLISQKALSKIKPNMSISLGGGSNVLNLAKDLCQAHISNLTLYSPSEITQAKCKQFGLKVLPFSENSSHLDLAFDGCDSIDKNFNALKSGGGIHLFEKLAAENTEEYILLLPAERFRDELSPTIPLCLEVVPACLENVINSIPEEYDYKIRLGKAVASFARSPLGNILIDIYPQTSWNNIKKLNSFLLKQNGVVSSSYFEGIVTSIITETKNKTVEIKKG; this is translated from the coding sequence ATGTCACTAATTAGTCAAAAAGCACTTAGTAAGATTAAACCCAATATGAGTATTAGTTTGGGTGGTGGAAGCAATGTGCTGAATCTCGCAAAAGATCTATGTCAAGCACACATTTCGAATCTAACACTCTATTCTCCCTCTGAAATAACTCAAGCTAAATGTAAACAATTTGGATTAAAGGTACTACCTTTTAGTGAAAACTCATCTCACTTAGACCTAGCCTTTGATGGATGTGATAGCATTGATAAAAATTTCAATGCTCTAAAGAGCGGTGGTGGTATCCATCTTTTTGAAAAGCTAGCCGCTGAAAATACGGAAGAATATATCTTATTGCTTCCAGCAGAACGATTTAGAGATGAATTATCCCCTACTATTCCCCTCTGTCTTGAGGTAGTCCCCGCTTGTCTTGAAAATGTAATAAACTCTATTCCTGAAGAATACGACTATAAAATTCGTCTGGGTAAAGCAGTAGCATCCTTTGCGCGATCACCATTGGGTAATATTTTAATTGATATTTATCCTCAAACTTCTTGGAATAATATAAAAAAGCTAAACAGTTTTCTCCTAAAACAAAATGGGGTTGTAAGTAGTTCATATTTTGAAGGAATTGTTACCAGCATTATAACCGAAACTAAAAATAAAACAGTTGAAATAAAGAAAGGATAA
- a CDS encoding Gfo/Idh/MocA family protein has protein sequence MKKYNWGIIGTGWIAHEMADALQASKGEVYAAANPNEDELKKFAAEKSVKHIFTNPDEMINNPNIQIIYIATPHTFHYDYIKKALNAGKHVLCEKAITVNADQFDEVEKLAREKNLILSEGFTLYHMPIYQKVRNLIDNGKLGKIKLVQVNFGSLKDYDPSNRFFNKALAGGALLDIGGYATAFARMFLSKQPESILTTVKFFETGVDEQSGIILKNTHDEMAVMALSMRAKQPKRGVISGTKGYIEISNYPRATEAQITYTASAHEESHETITAGKTSEALEYEIQDMERYIEQGHDDGELSISRDVAHILTSVRTSWGMKYPFDEK, from the coding sequence ATGAAAAAATATAATTGGGGTATTATTGGTACAGGATGGATTGCGCATGAAATGGCAGATGCATTGCAAGCTAGCAAAGGTGAAGTATACGCAGCAGCTAATCCAAATGAAGATGAATTAAAAAAATTTGCTGCTGAAAAAAGTGTCAAACATATCTTTACTAATCCTGACGAAATGATTAATAATCCAAATATCCAAATTATTTATATTGCTACTCCACATACATTTCACTATGACTACATCAAAAAAGCTTTAAATGCTGGTAAACACGTTCTCTGTGAAAAAGCTATTACAGTGAATGCAGATCAATTTGATGAAGTAGAAAAACTTGCTAGGGAAAAGAATTTGATCCTATCAGAGGGATTTACACTTTACCACATGCCTATTTACCAAAAAGTTAGGAATTTAATTGATAATGGTAAATTAGGCAAAATTAAGCTAGTCCAAGTAAACTTTGGTAGTCTTAAAGACTATGATCCAAGCAATAGATTTTTTAATAAAGCTTTAGCTGGCGGAGCTCTTCTAGATATTGGTGGCTACGCTACTGCTTTTGCAAGAATGTTTTTATCAAAACAACCAGAAAGCATTTTAACAACAGTAAAATTTTTTGAAACGGGTGTTGATGAACAATCAGGAATTATCCTAAAAAATACTCATGACGAAATGGCGGTTATGGCTCTTTCAATGCGAGCAAAACAGCCTAAACGAGGTGTGATTTCTGGAACTAAAGGCTATATAGAAATATCTAATTATCCTCGAGCAACTGAAGCTCAGATTACTTATACTGCAAGTGCTCATGAAGAAAGTCATGAAACAATAACAGCTGGTAAAACTTCTGAAGCACTTGAATATGAAATACAAGACATGGAGCGTTATATCGAACAAGGCCATGATGATGGTGAATTAAGTATTTCAAGAGATGTAGCACATATCTTAACGAGTGTTCGTACTTCGTGGGGAATGAAATATCCATTTGATGAAAAATAA
- a CDS encoding DUF898 family protein produces the protein METRHGRNSFFDGGLISFIGWHILGTLITVCTLGICYPWAVCMIYGWEINHTVIEGHRMKFTGSAFGLFGNWIKWLLLTIITVGIYGFWVGIKIRDWKAKNTIFVN, from the coding sequence ATGGAAACAAGACATGGACGTAATTCTTTTTTTGATGGGGGCTTAATTTCTTTTATTGGTTGGCATATCTTAGGAACACTTATTACTGTTTGTACATTAGGGATTTGCTATCCTTGGGCTGTGTGCATGATTTATGGTTGGGAAATTAACCATACTGTAATTGAAGGGCACAGGATGAAATTTACTGGAAGTGCCTTTGGATTATTTGGAAATTGGATTAAGTGGCTACTTTTAACCATTATTACAGTCGGCATTTATGGCTTTTGGGTAGGAATAAAAATTCGCGATTGGAAGGCAAAAAATACAATTTTTGTTAACTAA
- a CDS encoding cell surface protein has protein sequence MKFQSILTKSLAAAALTATGLVALNSQNTNDAQAATIVQNDTNVVTINNANSTVAVWDGIENANFTGKELVHGTTWKVVRTAYDVMGNKWYDLGANQWIMAKYTVEGGNAASAQVATSVAPQAQAPVQQVQPQTTVQAPVQQTKPATPAASQQASAQQTTQVQAPAQKQQTAVQAPKTNYNYNVQRTYSAPVQQQRTYSYAPAQKQTTQVAQPAQTQATTSYTSNVSGSEAAAKAWIAGRESGGSYSARNGQYIGKYQLSASYLGGDYSAENQERVADNYVKSRYGSWTGAQKFWQTNGWY, from the coding sequence TTGAAATTTCAATCTATCTTAACTAAGTCACTTGCAGCAGCTGCTCTTACCGCAACTGGTTTGGTAGCTTTAAATTCACAAAATACTAATGACGCACAAGCTGCTACTATTGTTCAAAATGATACTAATGTTGTAACTATTAACAATGCAAACTCTACTGTTGCCGTTTGGGATGGCATTGAAAATGCCAACTTTACTGGTAAAGAATTAGTACATGGTACTACTTGGAAAGTTGTAAGAACTGCTTACGATGTTATGGGTAACAAGTGGTATGATCTTGGTGCAAACCAATGGATCATGGCTAAGTACACTGTAGAAGGTGGAAATGCTGCTAGTGCCCAAGTTGCTACTTCAGTAGCTCCTCAAGCACAAGCTCCTGTACAACAAGTACAACCACAAACTACTGTACAAGCTCCAGTACAACAAACAAAACCAGCTACTCCTGCAGCTTCACAACAAGCTTCTGCACAACAAACTACTCAAGTACAAGCTCCAGCACAAAAGCAACAAACTGCTGTACAAGCTCCTAAGACTAACTACAATTACAATGTACAACGTACTTACTCAGCTCCAGTACAACAACAAAGAACTTACAGCTATGCTCCAGCACAAAAGCAAACTACTCAAGTAGCACAACCTGCTCAAACTCAAGCAACTACTAGCTACACTTCAAACGTATCTGGTTCTGAAGCAGCAGCTAAAGCTTGGATTGCAGGCCGTGAATCAGGTGGTTCATACTCAGCAAGAAATGGTCAATACATTGGTAAGTATCAATTATCAGCATCATACCTTGGTGGAGACTACTCAGCAGAAAACCAAGAACGTGTAGCAGATAACTACGTAAAATCACGTTACGGTTCATGGACTGGTGCTCAAAAGTTCTGGCAAACTAACGGCTGGTACTAA